The Anastrepha ludens isolate Willacy chromosome 2, idAnaLude1.1, whole genome shotgun sequence DNA window acaatgctcggccacatgttgcacaagtggtcaaaacatacttagaaacgctcaaatgggatgtcctaccccacccgccgtatagtccagaccttgcgccatccgattactatctcttccgatcgatgcaacatggcctggctgaccagcacttccgtaattacgatgaagtcaaaaaatggatcgattcgtggattgcggcaaaaccgaccgaatttttcacaaagggaatccgtgaattgccagaaagatgggaaaaagtagtagtaagcgatggacaatattttgaatattaaatttgtaaccattttacgtcaataaagtttgaaatttcgaaaaaaaaccgcacgaacttattcatagtccattaatattattcaaaaaaacttttttttttcaaaaaattatttataaaaaaattaaaaaaaaaattttttgaaaaaattatttataaaaaaattaaaaaaaaacaaaaagttttttttgaataatataaaaatataaaaaaatatacagttCTTATAGAGAAAAACAgtttagaagtttaaaatattggatatataaaaaatatttcggttTTAATTCATACAATTACGGCTACGCTAAGTTTTGTTATGTACAGTTATGTTCTTCTTAGATTCCACCAATTTGTTCTTACACAAGTCGAGCTCTACAGAAGTCCTCCAATTTAAACAAAGAATTggtataaaatttattgtaacatttacacatttcttttttaattaatattgaaaattataaagaggaaaattaCCATTCAAAAAGAACACCCATtatttgatcttagtatagacTACTCAGCCCAAGTATTTAGGATCCTTAATCACTTAATATTCCTTCTTTTGCTCCTTCTACAGTCTTTCTTCGTCTTTGATATTCTGGACAAACCCGAAGCTGTGCAGGCATTACAGGAAATCAACCCAAAAACCAAAGTATACTACACCAAATTCGACATCACCAGCAAGGACTCAATCAAGAGCGCCATTGAAGATGTGGTCTCCAAAGTGCAGTACATCGATGTGTTGATCAACGGCGCGGGCATCTTGGCCGATCCCAATGTTGAGTTGACCTTCAACATCAACTTGATAGGTCCCATCAATACCACCTTCGCCGCATTGCCTCACATGGATAAGAACCAAAAGGGTCGCGGTGGTGTGATTGTGAATATCGCTTCGGTGCTGGGTCTGGAACCATGTTCACCAGCGGCTGTTTACTGCGCATCCAAATTCGGCCTGATGGGCTTCTCGCGCTCACTTggcgtaagcaaaaaaaaaaaacacaaaatttagtacaaaaaatttacaCTTTAATGATTGCTCAATTCAGTgtataaaacataaatttttctttatccaATTCAGCATCCCTACTATTTCGAGCACACCGGTGTCGCTGTGGTTACATTCTGTCCTGGCTTGACTGATACACCATTGAAGAACAACATTGGCAGCAAATATACTTTCGACTATTCCAAGGAGATTGGCGAAAAATTGAACTCGACCAAGACTCAGAAACCCGAGGTTTGTGGTGCACACTTAGCTCAAGTGGCGGAGTTGCACGAAAATGGAGGCATCTATATTAGCAACCAAGGTACCCTGACCAAAGTTACGCCTACCGTTTACTGGGAACCAACTTATTAAAGACTTGAAGCATAAATACATCCACAAATTCACATCTATAGACGTAGTCTCATGCCATACGCTTTAACTCTATTATTGGTTAACAACTTGTGATTAGATTTATTTAgtggaaataattttcaatcaaaaaaatattcaaaataaatgaaaactatttttatatataaaatttaagcattgcactttttttaaatacatgtcTCACCAATATCTATGGGGCATCTTAATGAGGTGGGACGTAATATGTCTTCCAACTTTGgatgagttttattttttatgctaaatCGCTTTTTCTCTTCATGCTATCTTCATCATGCATATCTTGCTATGGTTCCCACATCATCCGCGTATGCTTGTCAGCGCGTGCTATTGCTAGTTAGCAAATGAACTAATTCATCCAAAACTAGATCCACcctctagttcacaagtgttcaCAAGCCCTACCTGTGGCTATCTCGCGTTATCCCAAAAAGGGGCGGTAGAATTAATACTCCGGTCTAACCCATACCCCGGTCCTACCCAAATGAAATCGAGTCAATCACAACCAagcttaaaaatagaaaatcttcCGGAAATTATGAAATTGCAAACGACGTATTTAAGTATGGCGGTTCCTCTTTAGTGTCGGAACTACCTAACTTATTTATAAACTATGTATATAGTATGGGTGACTAATTTGCGGCTGTGTTAGCCGCTTTatactgctgatgaagttcaccAGGCGCAAAAAAGGAATGAGATGGGAGCAGATGCTCAGATGATTCCAATAGGACTCGATTCGCAATAGGAtccgaagtaattccgagtatCATGGTATGTATACCGCGGATAGTGTAgcgtgaggatgcccacaaaatttgaaagctgagattttgtcatcctcagaatatctcttgaacgcctccgatccaaacgcggccagaaggatttcgcgaccttacacgttcgtgtacttgcccagccctcgctgagttggcgcaaaTCCCATCCTTCCAATAGTAGAACgtaggttgtcaaggggatcccgatcgtGTACTTTCGCGGGGACGCTGCCTCACAGGTGCCTTGTCTGGACAGCTCGTTCGCTACGCAGTCACTATGGCTCGGTACCCAGATTAGCCTTATGTTGAAGAATTCTGATACAATCGAAAGTGAGACCAGGCATTTCCTcaccagtttcgagtgcaccataatagagcttagggccctaattgccgcttggctatcggagtaaatatttatcttcttaacagttattacgcaagtaagtagccagtcagctgcggctttgattgcggctacctctgcttgtAACACACTGCtgtgatccggtaacctgaatttcaGTTTGATGGGAAACTCTTTTGCAGAATAGTTCTCCTCCAGCCCTACTGTCCAACTCCAGGTGTTACCACCGGTCCAATCCTTCCATGATGGGATATGGGAgaagaaagttccgcttggactaagcgagaATACACACTGATCCGTCGACGGGGGGATGAAttcaaagtttctaaggatgcttgagtacCCATATAGGAGATTAAGCCTATCGCCCgaacccctcagtctgattgcggtacatgcagcggcaattctgcctgcgatggcTACAGggaccacatttaacattacattcaGCACTAGAGTAGGAGTAGCTCGAAGCgctccactgattccaatgagtggaGATctttgaactctctccagcgttttaactgatgtcatcctcttcagtCAGTTCCACCAGAAaacgactccatataacaaggttggctttattatggtattatagagccaaaatacaactctaggTGAAAgacccatcttttgccaatatatatatatatatatatatatatatatatatattatatatatataattggcgcgtaaaccttttttgggtgtttggccgagctcctccttctatttgtggtgtgcgtcttgatgttgttccacaaatggagggacctacagtttcaagccgactccgaacggcagttattttttatgaggagccttttaatggcagaaatacactcagaggtttgccattgcctgccgaagggcgacagctattagaaaaatgtttttcttaattttggtgtttcaccgagattcgaaccaacgacctctctgtgaattccgaatggtaataacgcaccaacccattcggctacggcggccgccacgcTAGTCAAGGATTAATCAAATTCaccatgaaaagaagaaaataatgtcAAAATCATATTGAAAGGATGCAGTCTGACAGAATAACCAAAGTAGTTATGAAAGCTAGACCAAATGTTATAAGGTCACATGGACGACCACCCAGAAGATGTAGCGAATGCTGGACATCGAGCTCGCAGGATGATTTCTACTAACAGAAACACAGCACCAAAATGCATTTTGGCTAACACCTTTTTACTAACAACATCTTATAGTTTAAATATTCATACACATATATTGTCTTTTAGTAAATAAcatgaaaaaatcttaaaaaaagaagataaaataaatttatttccacACACCCGTACAAAAGATTTACATATactcacatatatgtataaaggaGATGATTCACTGGCGTCCGAACATAGATCtctacatatatttgttttttaaatcaacAAAGTCTAGTAGATAAGTTgaatgtttcaaaaatattttgacagaCCGAACGAGCCCCTTTACATCTAATGAGTCTGTTGATCTAAGATTGTGTGAACTAATGctttgtattgtaaatatttataaatatctaTACTAGGGTGGGTCAATTTGTATGCCAGTTATTTTTTGGACATGCAAATAGGGCAAGAGATTATTCTAAGTGAAATTCTaagcaaattttcgaaaaaactcAATGGCCTTTGATGCTGTCAAACCACGGGAATAGTTCTTTTTTAGCAGCTAAACTTTATTTTGTTGAAGCGTTGaaggaatattgaaaaaataagtgttttctagaatttttttctttatcaaaaAATGTCCTAAGAGATTTTCTTCGTATAAGGAGCGCATGCCCGGATTTTTACCTGCAAcaattacctttttttattagaaaagtaGAATGCAATGTAATAACATGAAAACAGCGCTGTTTACgaaacaatatttcaaaaactttctCACATacgaaataaagatatataaaatttccaaatttattaaattagatTTAATTACAATTCAAATTACCCCTATGGTCGTGTTCACAAGCCTTATCCGACTGACCGCATGACCTgtggaataatttaaaaaaagaaaaacgttccaaatatttttcggaACTTTGAATTCTATTCAAATGAGAGTgcgtaaaataatttataataaatattgcagtataaataaatttcagtttttcCATCAAATGTAAGCGAGTGTGAAAATATTGGTTAGTCCATaatttcgtgcgtattttacccataatttcacttttgtacgatttttgcacacaaaaaattattcgcggagtataacggaactatttatataatattttctttgatatattgtgcattcaacaagtgattttaatcgcggatagaagcaggtgttgttaaaaaataaaatgcaatcttcgaacgcgtacaagaggcatattttgttttttttttataaaagtggcagaaataaactctcatcacggagaggataccgtgagtgtgaggactgcgcaaaagtggttttcaaattcCGAAGtcgtaactgcgacgtggaggatgccccgcgcgctggtcgtcctcaAATCTTTAACTTCGAcgtcttgctcgaactcgtcgaagctgagccaaatttgacagtcgatatgataactcagaggttaaattcatcgcatggaaaagTTCACAGGCACCCTGTTCAGTtcggaaaggtttcaaagctgggaaaatgggttccgcatagactttccgtcgccaaccttcagcagagagtggatttgtgttctcagctgctgcaacggcttgaaaatgaaagttttttgaaccgtatcgttactggttaTGAAAATGGGTCCTTTGCAATAATCCAGTTCGCatacgccaatggttagataaacaTGAAATACCAGAACCGACCcatagagatggccttcaccccaagaagattctcctgtctatttggtggtaTATGGccagtattgtttattataaacTTCTGGAATCAAACCGGACGATAACTACTGATtgttattcccatcagctatcaaacctaaaTGAGgcgcttaaaaaaaatcgatcggCTGTAGTGAAttgacgcaaagttttgtttcactacgacaacgcaagacctcataccgcaaggcaaatattagtcaagctgaacgagctcggatggcaACTAATGCCGcttccaccatactctccggatattacaccttgtgattatcaccttttccgtggacttcaatcccatatgagtaataagaactacttctcaaaagaagctataaaaagagatatcgaagcgtattttggcttcaaggataacacattttttgagcggggaattaaaaattagcctaaacgttgggaagtcattgtaaataatgaaggaaaatgtcttattgattaataaatactttaagcatctttttgacgtgataacgtcttataattcgatttagccggctgcacgcacgaaaaaatgtgtcgttatcttgctcaatggccgttaccttgcttgaactgcaagcgaaagcgcggaacgaacgacaaagagcacaatcggtccccgcgttcggcaacgttcaaCATCTGtgtctctcctacttgagtgagcatatatatgtatgtgtatgcgcatatgtatataaattcacgtacctgtatttgtatttgcatatgccttcttcctgtgtgcatggtgatgaaccatttctctgttgagaataggacgatgatagaaaaagtaggaaatgaaagggagtgtttcgagtgtaatgtgtcttgaaagaggcaaatcgatgatgttgcctcttagtgttgttaaCTTATTAACGTCCGacgcacaatcgaaattgaacatatctttcatgaatttgaaaaatgtttcgtcatttttcacgtctGTATAAATGTAACTcaatcaattccattgcgattccatttacctacttctctatatccatacaaaatatttatcaaacaaataaaattaaattttcttttgaaaaacgcaactattccatcagtattttcttatgacgttgtcacgttaaactatcgtcagtaaaccaactttacagacaacctctttttattaattttaaaaccagctTTAAAAATGCAccaacttatggactgaccgatTTTTTATTGCTCATCACTCTGATTAATGTTTGAAGCAAAAGTAAATCCCATAAATGGATTTCTCAAACCAAAAACACTCTTacgaaatattttcataaaaaaatcaagCATTTACTTTTCAGCTCTTCACAACACTAAAGGAAAAATAGCTCTGAGCTTGGGCAAATTTACTCGCAGTTTCAACTAAAAAACcacagagaaaaaaattaccaacCCTAATGCTTACACATACGGGAAAATAGAGCCCACAGTTacgtaaacaaaattaaaatattttaaagccatAATAAATATTAACTAGAATTATTTTTGCAGGAGGATTATAATTTTGCGTTCTATTGACATAAGAACAAAGCTGCAAAGTCATTAGCGGCTGTGCGCCAAATACAACAAGATCGAATTGGCAGCAGCCGAAAAGCGATTTCTAAGTAGTTTGTACTGAGGAAAAGGAGGTGAAAAttagttttccattttttcattttttttcgccgatttttgagaaatatcaaaattttgttttgcctaTTCAAATGACTCGACACTTTCTTTCTGcacatttttttgcataaatatatactcgcatacatacacacatccatacgtTGTTCAtgaaaatatagggtttttcagtaagagcgcttcaacttttgaacttttttgaataaaacacaaacggtttgacttttttaactatttttttttattatcgagtttgaacatgtacatttaagtatgaaattcgatttcttttgcatgaccaccgcgtgcacgttttacgaagtccaatcgttgaacccaattttcgaccattcttttgcataaatcggccgaaattccagcaatttcgcgttcaatattggctctgagctcacaaatcgtcgccggcttgttactgtataccaatgacttcacataaccccaaaacgggacggcttgttaaatggaccgtaaaatggccgtaatgctcttaaagtagcagcaacaggacgattattttcataaaaaatttgcacgattcgcaatcgttgctcaagtgtgtagcgttccatgatgaaatgtatactaataaagtttacaaatgacaagcgaaaaataaaaaatattgcgtcgttcgccctccctatcggaaaaaagttgaagcgcacctatcgAATAACCCATTATTAGaagatttatttataaacgttTTCTTTTTCCTCTGTTTACGCTATTTTGACGCGATGAAAGCTAATGAAATGTGTCGCTAAATTAGCGCCTGCCTCATTTCGTATCTTAAGCGCAGTGACACGCGCGACAAAAAAGTAATCATGGGAATTTCTCTAAAAATcaacatatttcttttatttaacaagaaaaaaaactcaATATGGAAGTTCCTGAAtaacaaatttgtttgcttcGAAAAACTAGAGCCCAaactaaattttactaaaatacatGTGGATGTTACAGCTTAATCTGTGCGGAGTTCAACATTTCCCCTTAGAAGTTAGCACGCAAACTTGCTCAAATGCGCTAACCACAAAAAAAGACTAACCTCTTGGACCCAAATAAAGCACGCAGCAGAGAAATAAGCTAAGATGACATCCCTACCCAGTAACCTGATGGTAAACATAGGGGTCCAGCTCAAACGAAACGGAAAATAATGATGGCTACCACGCATTCCATTCTCTTATACGAAGTTGAACTGTGGGTAAATACGCTAAAGATAAAGCATCGATGCTAGGAGCTTGCATGGGTACAATGAACGGCAACCCTGAGAATTGTGTCCGTCTACCGCACAGCGTCAGGCCCAGCTGTCAAGTAATAAGCGGTTCATATCGATAGCCTTACTAGCTTTTGAAAGGAAAAAGCTATATGTACTAAGGCAAGAGGGAATGGAAGAAAGAGTTAGCAAACCTCCAGTGTGCGAAATAAGGCATGAAACGCTAAGGCTATGACAAGACCGCTGGATTAACGAAACACGTAGCGGCTTATAAAAGACGTCGTCATATGGAACAGCAGGGACTTCAACGAGGTTAACTTTTATGCAACCCAAATGCTATCGCGGCACGGGTGTTTCCAGAAATACCTATTCAAAATAGGTAAATGCGAACATCCCACATGCCTATACGGGAAGGCTGCcgaagatgacgctgaacacacattcTTTCAATGCAAGCATTGGGAACTAGAACGTCGAACGCTGGAGAATGCAATCGATCACAAAACCACTGAAAGTATCAGCAAGATGCTGAGTAGCGAGGAAACATGGGAGATCATCAGTACTTTCGCAGAAATAATTCTCCGGAAAGAAAAGCGGGACTGGTCACAGGCACACATGCATCGACATTGCCATGAGGAAGATAGAACGCCACTCTATGGGAATGCGAAAGCGGTTTCAGAGTGGGCGACGGTTCGAAATGAGGCGGAGTTTTTCAGTCTTCGGACATACCAATGCTGTGACGGCAGCTGTGCTAATGCATTGGGCATTTTCAAACCCCTCATAcgcaaaaaaaaaccttttcaattataaattattatttttacttgtacCCTCGTGTCCTCTCACGAATTAGTGCGCAGTCAGACGAAGAGATTGGTGGAAGAGTGTTTTGTGAGGAGTTCCTAATCAAGCTCAAACATTGTTTACCAGCGATTTTCAGGAGGAGTTAGCTGCGATCAAAACAACAGTTGATTGGTTGTTTAGTTATGTACCTTCAGGCATGTAAACATTTATTCCAGGAGCCAAGCTCGCAATTAGGGCATTGCGCTTATACTTGGTGCGCTagaaattagtcggggaatgccgAACTTCTCTTTCGAccgcatccgaatacttcgacattAGGTTCATTTGGGCTCCTAATTACGGGGATATTGCGACAAATAAATTGCTGGGCGAATGAGCTAGCTAGCCAGTGTACTCTCACGGTGTTTTCCGCGCGAAATTAAAGGATTGAGGTTCCCTTAAGAACTCTTAAAAACCCGAAGTCTGCTACTGAGAAACCGAATAAGTGCTAAATTACGAGATTCTTCTGGCCACGGATAGATCGAACGAGCTCGAGGAATCTGAACAACCAATATCTGTAGCTCATTCATGTCTTGGTTATCCTTTCTGAACATTGTCCACGCGGTGAGACGCGGTATTGCTTCTAGTCTTTTCAATGGcaactgtctggaggatgagtTGGAATCATCTCAGGTCTCGCGGGGCTAAGTATAGTGGATTTAGATGTTACACAGCTGAAGAATTTCATCCATAATATGAAGCAGTTAACACAGCCGTAAGTAGTCATCGTTCAGACTTCTTTCGCAAACATAACTCCCTCTTTTACACACTCGTCGTACGTCTTCAACAATATCTCAGttgtttcgtaaacaaaccgctgttatGACCccgattcttcttcttaattagcgcgataacagcttacgcgattttggccgagcttagcaaagcgcgccagtcgtttctttttcgtgctaaccagcgcagtgaagtcaagtccttcttcacctgatctttccaacgtaaagaaggccttcctcttcctctgctaccggagccagagcgtttgtatccattcggacgacatgagccCGCCAAGGAAACCGTtacatctttatttgctgcactatgtctatgtcgtcataaagctcatacagctcattgttccgtcgcctgcgatattcgccgtggccaacgtgcaaaggtccaaaaatcttgcgcagaagcTTTCCTCTGtctgaaaccttgtttggtatcaaacggcttggagaggtccttctcaattctgacggcgctgctggtattgagcaacgtcatcttgcacagccgtattagttttgcggggataccaaattcagtcaTCGCGGCATccaggaaactccttttcgtgctgtcgaatacagctttgaaatagacgaaaagatggtgtgtgccgattctcctttcatgagtcttttccaagatttggcgtattataaatatttacacccCGATTATGACCCCGATTACATCAGCCAAATACCGGCTGATTCCTTCAGAATCGCTtaaagccggttaacggtctgatgttggccacacctctgcATCTGTACATCATGTATATTCGTCTTAGTCAACCAAACTCGTTTCCCCAAAATTAAGCGCAAACCCTCAGTACCCACCAGATGAGAGGATAGGCAAGTGTACCAAATATCTGAAACAGAATCCTAATACTCTGTTTAGAAAGTGACTCTGGCCATTCAATTCATCAGCATTGCAGTTTCCTACGATGCCCCTGTGACTAGCTTGAAGTAATAAATTCGACCAAAATTAACTTGAGTCCAGTAGTGTTAATCTATGCTGAATATGTAAAAAGGTAGTTCTCATCACAACGTGAATATCtaaatcattatttatttttattaaaaatagcaaattcTAAGAAGCAGCGAATGCAGTTTCGTTCTTTTCTGATCAAAATAGCAATTGTGGCATAGCAACacgttccaaaaaaaaaacacaaatattaaaaaaaacgagaaaacaTTGAAGTCTGTGGCTTAATATGCACCACCACAGTTTCCTAGTCACAAATAAAACCGCAAAAGCCTCAATGAGGTGTTAGCTTTTACTATTTGTGACTTAGCGCCCTTTTCTGACAacagcaaatttattaaaaatagcaaaaaattgcGAATTTAATATAAACCTGATATGCGTTTGTTGGTATGTTAAGAAAACAAGTTCAGTAttgcacaaacacatacacatatttcgataaaaaaatacGCAATAAAATATGGACTCAATCGtttttgtacttatatataaaatttatttttatttattttaaatatctcTTCTTTGCAAATTATCTCCACTAAATATATCTAATCACAAGTTGTTTACTAATCAATAATATAGTAAAagcgtatatgtatttatgcctCAAGTCTTTAATAAGTAGGCTCCCAGTAAACGCTTGGCGTCACTTTGGTTAGGGTACCTTGGTTGCTAATATAGATGCCTCCATTGTCTTGCAACTCCGCCACTTGAGCTAAGTGTGCACCACAAATCTCGGGTTTCTGAGTCTTGGACGAGTTCAGTTTTTCGCCAATCTCCTTGGAATAGTCGAAAGTATATTTGCTGCCAATGTTGTTCTTCAATGGTGTATCAGTCAAGCCAGGGCAGAATGTAGACACAGCGACACCGGTGTGCTCGAAGTAGTAGGGATGCTGAAATggataaagaaaaatgtatgttttataCACTGAATTGAGCACTCATtaatgtgtaaattttttgttttattttttgcttacgCCAAGTGAGCGCGAGAAGCCCATCAGGCCGAATTTGGATGCGCAGTAAACAGCCGCTGGTGAACATGGTTCCAGACCCAGCACCGAAGCGATATTCACAATCACCCCACCGCGACCCTTTTGGTTCTTATCCATGTGAGGTAGCGCTGCGAAGGTGGTATTGATGGGACCTATCAAGTTGATGTTGAAGGTCAACTCAACATTGGGATCGGCCAAGATGCCGGCGCCGTTGATCAACACATCGATGTACTGCACTTTGGAGACCACATCTTCAATGGCGCTCTTGATTGAGTCCTTGCTGGTGATGTCGAATTTGGTGTAGTATACTTTGGTTTTTGGGTTGATTTCCTGTAATGCCTGCACAGCTTCGGGTTTGTCCAGAATATCAAAGACGAAGAAAGACTGTAGAAGGAGCAAAAGAAGAAgacaaacaattaaatatttgtttaacttTAAAAGTATTAAGTATCATTCTTAAGGATATCGGGGCTGAATAGACTACATTAAGATCAAATAATGGGTGTTCTTTTTGAATGGctgttttccattttataattttaaagattaatttaaaaaaatgtttataaattttacaataagttttataccatttttttttttgtaaattgaaaGACTTATGTAGAGTTTCACTTGTGTAAGAACAAATTGGTGGAATCTAAGAAGAACATAGCTGTACATAACAAAACTTAGCAGAACCGTAATTGTATGAATTGAAAccgaaaatatagtttttatataTCCATTATTTTAAACTGCACGGGTTCTCAAATGATTTTCTCTATAAgaactgaatattttttttttatttattttttattaaaaaaaacttttttccaaaaatatattttttgaaataatatttacaatttgtttttgttttttgattttactttaaaacgttttgtttttatttctactgGTTCTAAACTATTTATCTCCGCATTTTAtcgttgatgaaattttacttattaaagtgttttttaatcatttttaaggacttatacaatttttcttctttttggttttatttaattttttttaaattt harbors:
- the LOC128855490 gene encoding alcohol dehydrogenase 1-like, producing MSLAGKNVVFVGGLGFIGYEACKQIMARDLASFFVFDILDKPEAVQALQEINPKTKVYYTKFDITSKDSIKSAIEDVVSKVQYIDVLINGAGILADPNVELTFNINLIGPINTTFAALPHMDKNQKGRGGVIVNIASVLGLEPCSPAAVYCASKFGLMGFSRSLGHPYYFEHTGVAVVTFCPGLTDTPLKNNIGSKYTFDYSKEIGEKLNSTKTQKPEVCGAHLAQVAELHENGGIYISNQGTLTKVTPTVYWEPTY
- the LOC128859858 gene encoding alcohol dehydrogenase 1 yields the protein MSLAGKNVVFVGGLGFIGYEACKQIMTRDLASFFVFDILDKPEAVQALQEINPKTKVYYTKFDITSKDSIKSAIEDVVSKVQYIDVLINGAGILADPNVELTFNINLIGPINTTFAALPHMDKNQKGRGGVIVNIASVLGLEPCSPAAVYCASKFGLMGFSRSLGHPYYFEHTGVAVSTFCPGLTDTPLKNNIGSKYTFDYSKEIGEKLNSSKTQKPEICGAHLAQVAELQDNGGIYISNQGTLTKVTPSVYWEPTY